The genomic region GGGATGAATTCGTTCGGCGGGACCATGCCGCGCTCGGGATGGTGCCAGCGCAGCAGCACTTCATAGCCGGTGACGTCGCCGGTCATCACCGACTTCTGCACCTGATAGTGAAGCGCCAATTGCCTCTTCTTGATCGCATCCCATAGGTCGTTGGCGAGAGCCCGGCGCTTGCGCGCCGCCTCGTCCATCGAGACCTCGTAGAAGCAGACCGCCTGGTTCAATGCCGCCTTGGCGCGATACATGGCGAGATCGGCATTGTTGATCAGCATGTCGGCGGTTTCGGCGTCCTGCGGATAGATCGCGACACCCATGCTACCGCCGGATTTCAGCTCGAAATCGCCGAAGCGCATTTCCTCATGCAGGCAATTTTCAATGCGCCGCAGGAAATCATGGAGTTCAGCAAGCTGCTCGAAACGCTTCACCGCCGCAAATTCGTCGCCGCCGAAACGGGCAACGAACTCGCCCTCCTGAAGAAGCGCCTTCATCCGCTGCGCGATCGTGACCAGCACGAAGTCGCCTGCAGCGTGCCCATGCAAATCGTTGACTTCCTTGAACTTGTTCAGGTCTATGCCGATGACGGCCACCTTGCGCGAGAACCAGGCAGCGGCATCGAGCTCCTCCTCGAGGTAGCTGTTGAACTGCAACCGATTGGGCAAACCCGTCAGGCTGTCGTGTCGGGCGAGGAACGAAATCTGCTCCTCGGAGTCCAGTCGCTCGGTGATGTCCTCATAGGTGGAAACCCAGCCGCCGTCCGGCAACATGCGGTGCTTCGTCAGGATCGAACGCCCGTTCGGCAGCTTCTCGACAAGATCGGCTCCGCCCGTGCCAACAATGTCGATGCGGTGTTTCTGATAGGCCGCATCAGCCTTGGCCTTGGCGACTGCCGGATCAGGATAGGCGCTGGCAAAGGCCCGCGCTAGAATTTGCCGGAATGTCAGTCCCCTGCCGGCCATCGATTCCGAGAGATTGAAGATCTCCAGGCAACGCCCGTTCGAGATCAGCAGGCGGTCGGCCTTGTCGAACAGGCATATGCCCTGCGTCATGTTCTCCAGCGCGATGTCGAGATTCTTGCTGACTTCGGCGATACGATCGGCATTCGCCTTTTCCTTGGAGATGTCCTTGGCAATCTTGATGAAGCCGGCGTGCCGTCCGGCTTCATCGATGATCGGTTCGATCACCATATGCGCCCAGAAGCGCGTGCCGTCCTTGCGATAGCGCCAGCCTTCCGCCTCGTATTTTCCGTCGAGAAGGGCGAGGCGCAGCGCCTTTTGCGGCAGGTTGGCCTGCCTTTCATCCGGTGCGTAGAAGCAGGCAAAATTCTTGCCGATGATCTCGTCGGCAATGTACCCCTTGTTCGCCTCGGCGCCGGCGTTCCAACTGGTCACGTGACCATCAATGTCGAGCATGCAGATTGCGTAGTCCTTGACGCTCCGGACGAAGCGGGAAAACTCCTTCTGCGAGGCGGCAGCCAGGACTTCCGCCTGACGGGCGAAACCAGCGGCAATCAGAACGATCGACAGCAGGAAGAATGCCGTTCCGGCAATGACGAAGGCCAAGAGATGCGGCTGCATCATGCCTGCGCCCGCTTGGGCGACCGGGCCGGCTTCGATCGTCACCGCTCCCATCGCGGTAAAATGCAACACCACGATGCCGAGCGTCATTGCGGACGTCGCAAGCAACTTGGCCCGCAGCGGCTGATCACTGCGGGCGACCGCAAAGAGCGCGGCCACATCGAACAGCGATCCGGCAAGGATCGAAAGGACGACGAGCATCCCGTCCCAGCGGATGGAGCCGGCGACGTCAAGCGCCGCCATGCCGAGGAAATGCATCGAGGCGACGCCGGCACAAAGCACCAGCCCGCCGAACAACCAGCCGCCACGTCCCGTCACATAGGTTGCGATGCCGAGGGCCGATGTCGTCAGGACAATTGCGACCGCCAGCGACAGTGTCGTGAGGTTCATCTGATAGCCGACCACAACACCCGGATCATAGGCAAGCATGGCGATGAAGTGGGTCGCCCATATCCCGAAGCCGCTGGCGATGCCGGCAGCGGCGACCCAGACTGCGCGTGGTCTGCCGACCGCAGCGCGCGCATGCTGAAGCAAGGTAATCGCGCCGAAACTCGACAGGAAGCAAATCAACGCCGCCAGTACGACCATTCGCGGATCGTGTTCCACCACGAGGCATGTCAGGATCTTGAACATCACAGATCGCCTAAATAAAGCAGTGCGCGGACGCAGGTCACCCGCGCCGCCTCGGTCGTATCTGTTGACGTTTCGTCCTTTAAGGAAGCGTGAAGATCGGTTGAAGGCCACCGCTCCGAAACGGAACAGTGCTTTCTTCGTTAACGGATTCCGAAATCCGAGCGATGCCGCCGCCTATACGAGCAGCGACTTGAGATCGGTGTCAGGATCGGCAAGTTTCGCTCGATCCGGTGTCGCCCCCGCCTCGAGCAGCTTCTTTCCCGTCACATAGGCCTTGGCATCGTTGATCGCATCGACGGCGATGAACTTGCCCTGGCGGAAATACCAGACCGATATGCTGCCTTCACGCTGGCCCGGACGGACAAGTGTTTCGTCATGGCCGAGACCGAAGCCGGCGATCTGGAGCTTCACGTCGTACTGGTCCGACCAGAACCAGGGCTTCGGATCGTAGGGCTCGGAGCTACCCGTGAGGATGGCAGCAATTGCCTCCGCCTGGTCAACGGCGTTCTGAACCGATTCCAGGCGGATCCGCATGCCTTGCCACGGCAGGACCGCGCAGTCGCCCATGGCAAAGATCGCGGGATCGGACGTTCGGCCGTAGCTGTCGACAATGATGCCGTTGGCGGTCTCCAGGCCTGCCTCATGCGCCAGAGCATCGTTGGCGATAATGCCGATGCCGACGATCACCACGTCGACGGGGATCGTCGAGCCGTCCGCGAGCTCCGCGGCTGTAACGCGCCCGTTGTCGCCAACCAGGCGGTGGAGCCCCATGCCTTCGCGGATATCGACGCCGCGGGAGCGATGAATCTCGCGGACGATCGCAGACGTCGCGGCCGAGGCCACGCGCTGCAGGATGCGATCCGCCATTTCGATGACGGTTACTTCCATGCCGCACGTCCGGGCGACCGCCGCGGCCTCGAGACCGATATAGCCCCCACCCACCACCAATGCCCGGCGCCCGGGCTGCATTTCCTCGGCGAGCAGGTCGGCATCCTTGAAATCGCGCACGACATAGACGCCAGCAAGATCGCCACCGATAGAGGCGGGCAATCGGCGCGGCGTCGCCCCGGTCGCGAAGGCAAGCGTCTCGTAGTCGAGCACCGATCCGTCGCTCAAATTGACCTGTTTTTGCCGGCGATCGAGGCGTGTGACGGTCGTCGAAAGGCGAATGTCGATGTCGTGCTCCGAATACCAGGCCTCTGGCCGATAGAGCAGCCGATCGAGCGTCATTTCGCGAAGCAGATATTTTTTGGAAAGAGGCGGCCGTTGGTAGGGAAGGCTTGACTCCGAAGACACGATCGCCACCGGCCGCTCGTCCTTCAAAGCGCGAAGTTTGGCAACCAAGGCGAACGCGGCCTGACCGCCGCCGACAACAACAAGTCTTCCCGACACCTGCTCCACCCGTCTCTTGATGCTCGCGTTCCGCCAGCCGTACCCTCTCCGCCCGAGCTTCGTCAACTCGGACGGAACGGCAACACCGCCCGCAGGATCAGGGCTTCCGCGGGATTTCCATCCCCTTTTGCGCAGCCGGTCGGGCGAGACCGCGATCGACCCAGGCCATGACGTTCGGGAAGCCCTCGTAGTCGAGCACTTCGGCACCGCCATAGAATCTGCGCGCGCCTTCCACCCACGGGTAAGTGGCAATGTCGGCGATCGTGTATTCGTCGCCCATCAGCCATTGCCGGCCTTTCAGTCGCGTCTCGAGAACGCCGAGAAGGCGCTTCGATTCGTCCCGGTAGCGCTCAACGGGATAGGAGTTGTTGGCAACCCTTTCGGCCGCGAACTTGAAGAAATGCCCGAACTGACCGAGCATCGGGCCAACGCCGCCCATTTGGAACATCACCCAGCAAAGCGTCTCGTAGCGGCCGGCGGCATCCGTCGGGATGAGCTTTCCCGTCTTTTCTGCCAGATAAACCAGGATCGCACCGGATTCGAAAAGACCGATCGGCTTTCCGCCTGGTCCGTTCGGGTCGATGATCGCCGGGATGCGGCCGTTCGGGTTGAGCGACAGGAATTCGGGCGACTTCTGTTCGTTGGCATCGAACGCAATGCGATGCGGCTCATAGGGCAGGCCCAGTTCTTCCAGGGCAATAGAGATCTTCACGCCGTTCGGGGTCGGCAGCGAATAGAGCTGGATGATGTCCGGGTTGGTCGCCGGCCAGCGGGTCGTGATCGGGAAAGAGGAAAGATCAGCCATAAGGATGCCTCGAGGTGGGTGGGCCAAGGTGGGATGTGCCGCCCCTACATAGGTCGTCACGATTCCATTTGTCAGCACCCGTGGCAAAATTTCCTGCGTGCCACCTCAGGCCTGCCGCGGGCTTTCACAGCGCTGCGCGCACCGCTGCCATGATCCGGTCGACGACAGGATCGCCCGCATGGGCAGCCTTCCTAGCCCTGACGAGGCAGGCTTCCGACCGCAGGATTACACCGTCCGAGAGGATCTTGAGGTGGTTAGCCTTCAGCGTCGAGCCGGTCGAGGTGATGTCGACGATGATGTCGGCGGAACCGGACGCCGGTGCGCCTTCGGTCGCGCCCAGGCTTTCGACAATGCGATAGAGCTGGATGCCATGGCTTCCGGAGAAGAACTGCTGGGTCAAGCGCCAGTATTTGGTGGCGATCGCCAGCCTGCGGCCATGACGGGCACGGAAATCGGCAGCAACGTCGCCGAGGTCCGCCATGGTGTCGACGTCATACCAGATTTCCGGCACGGCCACGACGACATCGGCATGGCCGAAGCCTAGCCGCGCGCAGAATTCTACGCGCGCATCCGCATCGGCCAGGCCCTCGCGAACGAGATCTTCGCCGGTGACGCCGAAATCGACAGAGCCGCTGCCGATCTCGCGGGAGATTTCCGAGGCCGAGAGAAAGGCGATCTCGACGTCGTCCCAGCCCTCGACGCGGCCGCGGTAGGAGCGGTCGTTGCCGACCGCGACGATCTTCATCCCGGCCCGTTCGAAGATCACCGAAGCATCGTCCTTCATCCGCCCCTTCGAAGGCAGTGCAATCGTGATCGTCATTTCGCGCCCCCTGCGGCAGAAACCGCCTGCTCGATCCGGTCAAGCCAGAGGGAGAAGCCGACCGCCGGAATATGTTCGCGGGCGCCCAGAAGCGTCAGCAGCCGGTCGAAGCGTCCGCCACCGGCGAGAACGGCCGCCGTCCCGTCGGCCTCTATCTCGAAGACGAGGCCGGTATAATAGTCGAGCGGACGACCGAAGGCGGCGCGATAGCGGATGAGACTTATGTCGGCGCCTGCGCGAGAAAGGGCAACGACGCGTTCATCGAAGAGCGACAATGCGGCTTCGATTTTCAACCCGGACTTCGCGGCGAAGCGGAAAAGTGCGGCTGGCGCATCGGCAAGCGGCAAGTCCAGCGTCAGGAATTCGCGCATGACGGCGAGCGTGGCCTTGTCCAGCCGCGTGTTTACCAGCTCCATTTTTTCCTTGAGACGGCGAGCGATGTCGCGCGGCGACCGGCTGGCATTGGTGGAGTAGCCGGTTGCCTCCATGATCTGGCCGATATGGGCAACGAGCCGGCCCTCGTCCTCCAGCATGCCCGTGATGGCGAGCCGCTCGACCTCATGGCCGAAGACGCCCGCCGATTTCGGATCGGCGAGCTCTGCCAGAAGTTTCTGCAGCTGCTTCGGGTCGCCGAAGGCATGGATCAGCCGCTTCTGCCAGCCGGCAGGCAGCCCGCAGGCGGCAATCACCGCTTCGAACACCGATTGGTCGCCCAGCGTCACCTTCAGCCGCCGTCCCGGCAATCTGTTCGCAAGAACCTGCATCGCGTCGCCGACGGCTCTCGCGTCCGCCCGCGCGGTGTCCGGCTCGCCGAGATCCTCGATGCCGGCCTGATAGAACTCGCTCGAACCTTCGCGCCGCTGGCGGAACACTTCACCGAGGTAGGCATAGCGCTGCGGCGTACCGGTCGCCGTTTCGATATGGCGAAGGCAAACCGGAATCGTGAATTCAGGACGAAGGCAAAGGCTCTCGCCCGTCTCGCTCTGCGTCAGGAAAATGCGCCGCCGCAGGTCTTCGCCTGCCATATCGAGAAAGGGCTCGGCCGGCTGGATCACCGGCGTATCGACACGCAGCGTCTCCATCCGCTCGAAATCGGCAAGCAGGTCGCCAGCAAAGGCGGGGAGGTTGATCAGAGGCATCGCCGTCAGTTCGCCTTCGTTCGGTCCTCAGCCTGTGCCGCCAGCATCTCACGGACTTTCTCGATCAGATCGCTTTCCGGCACAGAAATCTGGGCAACGCGCGCCTCGCGCCAGGCAACATTGTCCTGGATTTCACCCGAGAGACGCTTGCCCTCGATCAGGTCCTTGATCTGCACGACCCCCGAGGCGCGTTCATCGCCGCCCTGGATGATCGCCAGCGGGGAACCGCGGCGGTCGGCATATTTGAGCTGATCGCCGAAATTCTTCTTGTTGCCCTGGTACATCTCGGCCCGGATGCCGG from Sinorhizobium garamanticum harbors:
- a CDS encoding NAD(P)/FAD-dependent oxidoreductase — protein: MSGRLVVVGGGQAAFALVAKLRALKDERPVAIVSSESSLPYQRPPLSKKYLLREMTLDRLLYRPEAWYSEHDIDIRLSTTVTRLDRRQKQVNLSDGSVLDYETLAFATGATPRRLPASIGGDLAGVYVVRDFKDADLLAEEMQPGRRALVVGGGYIGLEAAAVARTCGMEVTVIEMADRILQRVASAATSAIVREIHRSRGVDIREGMGLHRLVGDNGRVTAAELADGSTIPVDVVIVGIGIIANDALAHEAGLETANGIIVDSYGRTSDPAIFAMGDCAVLPWQGMRIRLESVQNAVDQAEAIAAILTGSSEPYDPKPWFWSDQYDVKLQIAGFGLGHDETLVRPGQREGSISVWYFRQGKFIAVDAINDAKAYVTGKKLLEAGATPDRAKLADPDTDLKSLLV
- a CDS encoding glutathione binding-like protein, giving the protein MADLSSFPITTRWPATNPDIIQLYSLPTPNGVKISIALEELGLPYEPHRIAFDANEQKSPEFLSLNPNGRIPAIIDPNGPGGKPIGLFESGAILVYLAEKTGKLIPTDAAGRYETLCWVMFQMGGVGPMLGQFGHFFKFAAERVANNSYPVERYRDESKRLLGVLETRLKGRQWLMGDEYTIADIATYPWVEGARRFYGGAEVLDYEGFPNVMAWVDRGLARPAAQKGMEIPRKP
- the hisG gene encoding ATP phosphoribosyltransferase — its product is MTITIALPSKGRMKDDASVIFERAGMKIVAVGNDRSYRGRVEGWDDVEIAFLSASEISREIGSGSVDFGVTGEDLVREGLADADARVEFCARLGFGHADVVVAVPEIWYDVDTMADLGDVAADFRARHGRRLAIATKYWRLTQQFFSGSHGIQLYRIVESLGATEGAPASGSADIIVDITSTGSTLKANHLKILSDGVILRSEACLVRARKAAHAGDPVVDRIMAAVRAAL
- a CDS encoding bifunctional diguanylate cyclase/phosphodiesterase, coding for MFKILTCLVVEHDPRMVVLAALICFLSSFGAITLLQHARAAVGRPRAVWVAAAGIASGFGIWATHFIAMLAYDPGVVVGYQMNLTTLSLAVAIVLTTSALGIATYVTGRGGWLFGGLVLCAGVASMHFLGMAALDVAGSIRWDGMLVVLSILAGSLFDVAALFAVARSDQPLRAKLLATSAMTLGIVVLHFTAMGAVTIEAGPVAQAGAGMMQPHLLAFVIAGTAFFLLSIVLIAAGFARQAEVLAAASQKEFSRFVRSVKDYAICMLDIDGHVTSWNAGAEANKGYIADEIIGKNFACFYAPDERQANLPQKALRLALLDGKYEAEGWRYRKDGTRFWAHMVIEPIIDEAGRHAGFIKIAKDISKEKANADRIAEVSKNLDIALENMTQGICLFDKADRLLISNGRCLEIFNLSESMAGRGLTFRQILARAFASAYPDPAVAKAKADAAYQKHRIDIVGTGGADLVEKLPNGRSILTKHRMLPDGGWVSTYEDITERLDSEEQISFLARHDSLTGLPNRLQFNSYLEEELDAAAWFSRKVAVIGIDLNKFKEVNDLHGHAAGDFVLVTIAQRMKALLQEGEFVARFGGDEFAAVKRFEQLAELHDFLRRIENCLHEEMRFGDFELKSGGSMGVAIYPQDAETADMLINNADLAMYRAKAALNQAVCFYEVSMDEAARKRRALANDLWDAIKKRQLALHYQVQKSVMTGDVTGYEVLLRWHHPERGMVPPNEFIPLAEECGAILPIGEWVLREACREAAGWDSQHKIAVNISPVQLANGDIVSLVQQVLMETGLSPKRLELEITESTIIDDKERALLTLRRIKELGVTIAIDDFGTGYSSLETLRSFPFDKIKLDKSFMWEVEGSPQAKAIVRAILALGQSLSVPVLAEGVETQKQLDILQAEGCDEAQGYLLGRPAPIGAVAGTRVQAAVA
- a CDS encoding ATP phosphoribosyltransferase regulatory subunit, with product MPLINLPAFAGDLLADFERMETLRVDTPVIQPAEPFLDMAGEDLRRRIFLTQSETGESLCLRPEFTIPVCLRHIETATGTPQRYAYLGEVFRQRREGSSEFYQAGIEDLGEPDTARADARAVGDAMQVLANRLPGRRLKVTLGDQSVFEAVIAACGLPAGWQKRLIHAFGDPKQLQKLLAELADPKSAGVFGHEVERLAITGMLEDEGRLVAHIGQIMEATGYSTNASRSPRDIARRLKEKMELVNTRLDKATLAVMREFLTLDLPLADAPAALFRFAAKSGLKIEAALSLFDERVVALSRAGADISLIRYRAAFGRPLDYYTGLVFEIEADGTAAVLAGGGRFDRLLTLLGAREHIPAVGFSLWLDRIEQAVSAAGGAK